The Cytobacillus sp. NJ13 sequence TTATTTATGTCACGGTCTGAAGTCGGTCTCGTTGAACTCATTGTCAGAAAAAGCTGTGAACCATCGTCAATAATGAGTTTGTGAATAATATTACCTAAAATAGTAATTTGGTAATTGACGAATTTGGTAATTGCCCTTATACTCGGTTATAGTAACATTTTGAAAATTAAATAAAGTGAGCTGGTCAAAATGACTGAACTTGAAAAAGCGGTTCAAGAAATTGTTGAGTCTCACGAGGACTGGAAAGAGGACTTTGTCCGAGACGTTCTCACTCATGGTTGTCAGTCTGGAGTCGTTGGAGAGCTTGTTTACTATTCAGATACTCATGAATGGACTGACAAACATTGGAACGACATTCAAGACCTCATTCACGAGTGGGAGCTAATGACTGGTGAAAACTTTCATATTCCAACAGAGACGGACTGGAAAAACTTTTTAGCTTGGTTCAGTTTTGAATGGACTGTTCAAAAGCTATATAGGACGGAAAATTTCCAAGTGAAAAACCGTTGAGGGAGAGAGTCAGTTCCAGAACTCTGCCCCCTAATTACCCTTTTGCTAAATTGCTTATTTACTAAATTGAAAAACTTCAATACAATTTCCTCGGTTCATTCCTCTTGAACCTCCAGACCTCCTCAAAGGTCGAACAGGGAAAGACCGTTGAACCTCACTCCTCCGAGGGTCAGCGTTGAAATAAATAGTTTGAAAGGGGAAATGTAATTGAACAAAGTAACAAAGCTAACTGTCGGAGTCGTTGCTGGTCTGTTGCTGGTCACTGGTTGTCAATCGAGTGAAAACGAGGTCACGAAACAAGACCTCCAGCAATTACAACAAGTCATGAAAATGAATGTAAGTCAAACGAAAGCGAGTCTGTCAGCAATGAGTCAGCTCGTGAAGGAACAGAAAGAAAGTCAGTTGGTTTACACGGTAACGAGTGAACGCTCTGACGGTTATGTGAAAACGGTCAACGGTCAAGGTCAGAATTGTTTTCTCTCTGACGTTGAAATGAACCTCATGGAGCTTCAAGAGGGAGACCAAGTCAAAATATTGTTGAACGAGTTCGGAGAGGTCGTATCTGTTGAGGGGGTGAACCCATGACAAGACAAGAGTTGTTTGAATATTTACGGTCAGAACTTGGAGCTGACGTTGACGGAATAACCGTTGAGGAGTACGCTCTGAAAATTGGTTATGTCTGGAACGAATATTCCCAGCGTTATGAACAAGTGACCGAGGTCTAAATTGTTGCTCGTTGCATTGCGGTCTTTGAAAACTAAAAATTTGAATGTCCTCTGGGAGAGGACGGAAGGAGAATGTTTATTATGGTATGGGGAACAAAAACCATTTTAGCTGGAGTTTTAGGAACTGGACTCATTGTTTCAACAATCACTTGGACTGGAGGAGCAAACATTGACTCCATTCGTTCCAGTGTAAACAACATTCAAAACAAGCTCACAACGGCAATTGCTGACAATAACTTTTTGAAAACGTCCTATGACACATTGAAAACAACTTTTGACGGAGCTGTTCAACAAGCTAATACAACAATCAATGACATGAAACGAGAACGAGAAATTCTCAACGGTCAAATTGAGGACTTGACCAAACAGCTCAACGACTTGAAAGCTCAAGGACAGACTGGTCAAGCAGAAGCTCAAGCAGAAATTGACCGTCTTGAAGCTGAACTTGAGAAAGCAAACGCTCAAATTCAAGCTCTGGACGAGGAAATAAAAGCTCTGGACTCTGGAACAACTTACACGGCTGTCAATAAAACGAGTTACACGGCTCCAACGACAGCAAACATTGACGATGGAACAGGAGTTTTTATCACGGCTGAAGCAACAGCTTTCAACAAAGCTGGAGCTGAAATCATGGCTCAAGAGTCTTACAGAAAAGCAATTGAAGCTGACCATTTAGCAAAAGGAATGGAGTTCACTATCATTGGGGTTGACGTTTACACAGAGGGAACTCAAACCTATTTGTCATATGTAATCAAACCAAAGGTCTCCGAGGTTGAAGCAATTTATTCTCAAGCTGTAAATGACTTATTAATGGCAATTGGAAAAGGTTCAATCAGTATTTTATATTACGAAAATATTGATGGTCAAAAAGCTGGTCTTTCAATGCTTCAATAGTTTGACCGCTTGAGTTGAGACGAGTTGAGAACAGTAAGGGGAGCGAGGTCATTTCCTCGGCTCCTCCTTTTTATTTTACCGAGAGGAGAATTTGAATAATGGCAACGAGTGACAAAACATTGCAATTAATGAAACAGACCTTTAATGAATGGAACGCTCTCAAACGTTGGGCAACGTTGGAGGACATTGAACGAGAAAAGGGGAACTATGACCAAGCGAGAACAATGGAAATTAATAAATTGAAATATATGGGACGAATTGAGTTGAGTCTCCGAGCTTTACAAAGTGAATTGAGATATGGTCAAGAACTAGAGGAACAAGCAAACTAGAAAACTGATAGGAACAACGAGGGAATAGTTCGGACTGTTCCCTTTTTACTGATTTACAAAATTGAGTTGTGGAGTAATTGCTTAAAGTGGTAATATTGTTTTGAAAATTACATACTAAAACAGAAAAAAGGAGGTTGAAACAGAATTGAAAACAGTTAGATTTAAATTAGCTCAAATATTATTCGATAGAAAAATGAGTCAGAAACAATTATGTGAAATAACAAATATTAGAGAAGCCACGCTTTCAACGATTATCCGCAACAATACATTAAAAATAAACTATGAACATTTGGGAACTATTATGGACGCTCTCAACATTACTGACTTTAATGAAATTCTGGAGCTTGTTGAGGTTCCAGACAATACGAGATAGTGAACGAGACCTTTTTCATAAATTGGAAAGGGTCTTTTTATATGGCAACAGGAACAGGAAAAACCGCTTTTCTACCTTTTTAATAGTTCCCAGTTAGGAACCTTTTGACATTCCCTTGAGGTTCCTTTGTGAAAGCTCCCAGACAAGACCGAACAACATGAAATGACTCGTTTTTAAAATTATGTAAAGAAAGAGTCACAACTTGAGAGAGACCTCGTTGAACTGAACAAGAGAAACAGTTCAAGGAGGTTTTTATTTTGGGAAAAAGGTTCAAGACGGAGCTGTCTGAACGGTCTGGAGTCGTTGGAAAGGTCTGTTCTGGTTGCATGGAATGGAAACCTTTGGAGGAATATTTCAGCAAAATGGACGGACTCGGAGGACGTTTCTCAAAGTGTAAACTTTGTAAAGGTTTCAAAGGGAAACAATACACAAAACTTGAAACAGTAAATGGAGTCACTGGAAAGAATTGCTCACAGTGTAATGAGTGGAAACCGCTGGAGGAGTTCAACAAAGACAGAGAATGTCTTGGAGGACGTAAAGCAAAATGTAAGGTCTGTTCAAAAGGATATTACAAAGAGAACAGAGACAAAATGCTGACACAACAAATTGAGTATTACACTGAAAACAAAGAAAAAATTCAAGAATATCATAAACAGTATTATTTGGAAAACGTTGAAACATACAGAGAAAGAAACTCTCAATGGATAAAGGAAAATAAAAAACGGTTCAGAGAACTGACGAGAAAATCTGGAAACAAATGGAGGAAGAACAATCCAGAAAAAGTGAATACTTTGAACCAGAAAAGAAAAGCAAAACAGAAAGCTCTCCCTCATGACTGGACTCAAAAAGAACGAGAGGAAACGCTCCAATATTTCGGAGGTTGCTGTTTGACTGGAGCAACAGAGAGCATTCATTTTGACCATGTCATTCCATTGGCAACAGGTCACGGAGGAACAGTTTTTGAGAACATGGTTCCTTTACGAGCTGACTTGAACCTTTCCAAGAGAGACTCCAATTTATTCCTCTGGTTCGAGGACAACAAGGAACGCTTTGACCTTTCTCAAGACCGTTTTGACAGTCTCATTGAATATCTGTCAGACCTCAACGGAATGACTCCAGAACAATATAGGGAGTATGTTTTCTATTGTCACGAGAATAAACAAGACCTCACTCAAATTTCATGAGTTGGGGTCTTTTTATTTGGGAACCTTTTGACATTCCCTCTGGGAACCTTTGTAAAGGAACCAAGTCCAAACAAGACAACAAGAGCTGACTCGTTATTTGAACTCGTTTAGAAAAGAGGAGTTTGAAAAGTTTTTGCTCCGAGTTGGTCACGACTCCAGACCTTTCTCGTTGTGTCAGACATAGGACAAATTCATTTGTTCATAGTCTGGGAATGAGGAGTGAGGAACCATGAGAGAACAGCTTGAGGAACTCTTGAAGGGGAAAGAACTGACCAGCTCCAAGACGGTTGACGGAGTTGGAACGGTTGAGGTTTATGGAAAATTAGATTTTGAGAAACTCGTTGAACGACTCTTGAAAAGCTCTCTAATAAAGTAAAACGCTGGAGGTCATTGAACCTCCTTTCTTTTTGTTTAATAGTTGCAAAATAGAAACAGTTCGTTTATAAACCATTGTTGCAATCATTTCCAGGTGGGCAAACTCCTCAGTTCCGATATCTGTAAGAAGTCCGATGACCTTATCCGGAATAGTATAGCGCTGATTCAAATATCTTAGGGCAGCAGCAAGTTCACCGTCCGCTCCCCCATATTGTTCAATTAGATACTTTGCCAGTTTGGGATTGCATGTGCTTACCCTCACTGGATATTGCAGCTTCTTTTCATAAACCCACATTTTTTCTCAGCTCCTTTCGGAAGTCCGCTAATCTATTGAGCGCCTTCATGCAAGAAGGCGCCTGTAAACCAAATTTATACTTGCCAAGGCCACGGGGCATCATCCCAATTCCATGGCTGACCGGAATAGCTGTGTCCAAATTGCATTAATGGACCATACTTGCTCTCAATGGCATTTCTCAGTTTTTTTCGTTCCTTTGCATAGTGATTGAATTGCTTAATGGCTTCTGTATCATTGTTATGAGTGTCAAGGTATAGAGTCAGTTCCACAAGGACAAAATCCACAGCCTGAAGCTGTTCAAGGAGCTGATAGTAATCTGCCGGCAATTGTTTCATGGCTATTGTCCCTCCCTGGCTTTTTCATAGGGACTGTACCATGGATCATAGAAAGCCTTCCAAAGCGTTCCTGCTCTTAAAGCCTCCATTGGTGTAAATTGTTCAAGTCCTGGCGGCTGAAATCCCATATATAGATTTGGAGGAGTGGAATAGGTTTTGACCTTTACCGGAGTGCAAGGGTCAAAGGGGCTGACATATGGGTGCCAGGTTTTACGGAGTGTATTCATTCATAATCCCTCCTTTTTATGCGTCATTGAAACTTATGAAAAGTGCAGTGTTTTTATGATTGTTTACTCTAATAAAAAGAGGGGAAAGTTGAGGTGATGGCGAAATTAAATGTTAGGTCTAATTAATATTACTCTGAGGTGATGGCAATGTTTGTGAAAAGTATCATGATCCCCAAACATACCTGTTATACAATCGGACAGGATGCAGCATTGATAGACGCTCTGGCTTTGCTGGAGGACCACCAGATAGACGGGCTTCCTGTATTGGATGGCGACCAATATGCCGGCATAATTACAAGATATGGAATATATGAGAACTTCTTTTTGTCAGGGAAATCAAAGGAAGATTTTCTTGAAGGGACATTGGTAAAGGATATTGCCACACATCAGGAGCTATATTTAAAAGGAAATGAGATTTTTGAAAAAACGCTTCTGGATTTAAAGGATTTCCCTTTACTAGCAGTTTTGGGCGATAATCGTAAATTTCTGGGCATTGTTACTCGCTTTGATGTTCTCGCTCAATTCCAGTCCGCCTTCGGCACCAATAAATCCGGCGTCAGGATTGCGTTTACTTCTGTAGAAGCGGAAGGGCGAATAGCACGTTTAGCCGAAATCGCCCATTATTTCCATGAGCACATCATTTCCCTTGTAACCTTTGATGAAACAGACAAACTGGTCCGCCGCATCGTGATGAAGGTGGAAAAAAATAATAATATGGATAAGTTCATCAGCAGGCTTGAAAAGTCCGGTTTCCGTGTTTTGGATATAACAGAGGATTAATGTAAATATAGTCAACAAAATAAATCCTTCTCATACACTTTGTATGGGAGGGATTTTTAGTGTTTTTTATTTTCCTGAAGCTAATGACAGGCTTTATTAGCGGCATTTTATTTATTAAATTTTTTCCGGTGTCTATTCCAATGGGCATCTCGGATATGATTGTCATTTTTGTACTGGAGCCGGCGGGCTTCGTCCTGGGAATGACTTTTTTCCTTATCGCCTTTATAGCCAACGCAGAGATTATTAGAAGTATAATCGAGTGGACCGCCAGGCTTTTAAAAAATATGAGGTCATTAAAACATATTGATGCTTTATTTGGGCCTGTGCTGAGTTTATTGCTTATTGGAGGCTTTTTTGTTTTGTCAGTCCTTTCGCCATGGGAAGCATTTGCCCTTTTCTGTTTTTCAGTAATTTATGGTATTATTTCTTTAGATTTCAAGAAAATCACTTTTGCCGAAGACTGATTGAAGGCGATTGATGCAGGGGGATTTATGATATACTTAATAGCTTTGGCCTTAATTGGCGGTGTGTGTTTACTAATGTTTATGCTTAGGGAGGCATTTGCAGATAGAATTATATATAAAGAGCTTTCTTTTCCTGAATTCCCGGAAAGCTTCGGTGAAGTAAAGCTTTTTTTTATTTCTGATATTCATAAACGGACGGTGTCAGAAACGATAATCGGGGAGATTAAAGAGAAGAAGCCTGACCTGGTCATCATCGGCGGCGATCTCTTGGAAAAAGGAGTCCCTTTTGAAAGAGTAAAGAAAAACCTAATGGGGTTAAAGGAATGCGGGCCCGTCTATTTCGTTTGGGGGAATAATGACTATGAAGTGGATTATCATCAGCTCGATGCTCTGCTCCTCGAATGCGGAGTAAAAATTCTTGATAATACTGCCCTTTCCTTTGAATCAAATGAAGGAGAACGTTTTATTTTGATGGGAACAGATGATCTCAGCAAGGATAGAGATCGGCTTGACCTTGCACTTAAGGATGCGGGTTCAGGAGGATTTCGGGTGCTGGTCAGCCATGACCCAAGAATCATTAACAGTATAAAAAAAGAACAAAATATTCACCTGGTCTTAAGCGGACACACGCATGGCGGGCAAATTCATATTTTCGGGTTTAGCCCATATGAGAAGGGGCAGATAAAAGTACTGCCGCAAACAACAATTCTGATCAGCAACGGCTACGGTACGACCGGTGTGCCATTGCGGCTGGGGGCAAAGCCGGAAACTCATTTCATTACTCTTAATAAAGGCTGAAAATAAAACACACCCAGATTTTACAGTTCCAGCGACGGTTTTTTATAATTAGTAATGAATGGAGGGCTGGGCATGGCAACAGAAGAAGGAAAGTATAATATTAAGGCTGTATCTAAGATGCTCGGCATTCAGCCAGGAACGTTAAGAGCATGGGAAAGACGGTATCAAATCGTTGCTCCCAAGAGAAATGAATCAGGCCACAGGCTATATACAGAAGAACATATCAAAGTGTTAAAATGGCTGATCAGGAAAGTGGATCAGGGTTTTTCCATAAGCCAGGCTGTTTCCCTTTTGGAAAATAAGGAATTAAATGCCGAGCCGCTTCAGATGGATAAGGAAGGTGATCGGTCTGGTGCCCTCGCCAATGAGCTTCTTGAAGCTCTTCTTCAGTTTAATGAATCAAAAGCACATGATTTAATTAATCAGGCTTTTAGTTTTTATACCATAGATAAAGTCCTAATTGATATATTAGGCTCTCTTCTTGTAAAAATCGGACTTCTGTGGGAAGAGGGGAAAATAACAAGTGCACATGAGCATTTTGCCTCATCCATATTAAGATCCAGAATTGGGATGATTCTCCATTCTTTTCCGCATAACGGGGTCCTGCCAAAGGTGATAGCAGTCTGCGGACCTGGAGAAGCTCATGAATTAGGGCTTTTAATTTTTACTTTATTTTTACGCAGAAGGGGATTTGAAGTCGTTTACCTTGGGACAAGCATTGCTGAAGAAGATATTGATACTGTGATTGAAATTGTTAAACCAAAGTTTGTATTCTTTTCCTGTACGATGAAGTCCAACGTACCTGAAACCCTAAAACTTCTAGAGAGACTTACAGATACTTATGGGAAACTGCATGTAGGCCTTGGGGGATTCGGCATTGATACCCTTAGTAATGAAGAAAAAATGAAGTATGAACAGTTTATTCCCGGCGGTTCCACACATGAATGGGAAGAATGGATTAGAGAACGGCTCCTATAATATAAGATCTGGCGGTTAATTGCCGGGTCTTTTCTTTTTTTAAGTCATACAAAATAAGACGACTCACAAACTGAGCAATGTTTCATACACTAAACCAAAGAGTTGGTTCAGGGCAGGGGGCTTATTATGCGCTTAGAACGTTTGAATTATAATAAAATCAAAATCTTTCTAACATTAGATGATTTGAATGATAGGGGACTGACTAAGGAAGATGTCTGGAAGGATTCTCTAAAATGGCACCAGCTTTTTCATGAGATGCTGGAAGAGGCAAGTGAAGAATTTGGAGTAGACATTCAAGGCTCAGTTGCTGTGGAGATATTCTCCATGCAGGCTCAGGGAATGGTTATGATCGTTACAATGGAGGAGCAGATGGATGAAGAGCTCCTTGAGGATGGTTTTATTGAAATGCAAGTAACTGTTGAGGGCAGTGAAGATATATTATTCGAGTTCCAGGATTTTGAAGATGTAATTCAAATGGCTAAAGAGCTGAATCGTGTGCAGATTGAGGAAGGAAGCGTATATTGTTATAAAGAAATGTATTATTATCATGTTACAGATTTAGCGGGAGAAGACATTCATAGAGTTATTGCCATATTAGCTGAGTACGGTGATTCAGACTTTACCAGCATACATGTAATTCAGGAATATGGGAAAGTACTTATCGAGTCCAATGCTGTAAAAAAGCTGATTGAATACTTTTCATAAGGCGGAAGAGGGGGAGATCCTCTTTTTTTTTTGAACAAAGGCAGTCTCTTTTTTTGCAGGCTGCCACAGGGATCAGCAGGCAGGATGATAACAGCGAAATGCAGTGAATTTGGATTAAATGGTCATGAACTATATAAAAATTGGGTAAAACAAGTATAGTTAATCAGCTGCAATAATAGCATAAAAATGGAAAAGTTTTTAAATATACAGTAAAGAAGGAAATGGGATGTTTCTTTTAGGCTTAAACGGGAAAACGGGTACTAGGAGTAAACAGAAAATTCCCTTTAATACCAAGGCTGAGAGCGGTTTCATAAAAAAATTAAAAAATGCGGAAAAGTAGATTATTCTTCTTGCATAAATTAGGCAAAGGTGTATACTAATCCATGGAAGCGGACAACTAATGAAAGTGATTTTTCTAGGAGGTTTACAAATGGTAGCCGAGAAAGGTACTGATTCAAATAAAGCTGAAAAATTGGACGTCTTAAAGTCGACTCAAACTGTCATACATAAGGCTTTAGGGAAGCTGGGATATTCGGATGAGGTATATGAGCTTCTAAAAGAGCCAATTCGCATGATGACAGTGAAAATTCCTGTACGGATGGATGACGGAACAGTAAAAGTCTTTACTGGCTACCGGGCCCAGCATAATGATGCAGTGGGTCCTACTAAAGGCGGTATTCGTTTTCACCCGAATGTAACTGAAAAGGAAGTAAAGGCACTGTCAATTTGGATGAGCTTAAAATGCGGAATTGTGGATCTTCCATATGGCGGAGGTAAAGGCGGAATCGTTTGTGACCCTCGCGATATGTCCTTCGGTGAGTTAGAGCGGCTAAGCCGCGGGTATGTACGGGCAATCAGTCAAATTGTGGGGCCGACTAAGGATATTCCTGCACCTGATGTATTTACCAATTCGCAGATCATGGCATGGATGATGGATGAATACAGCCGGATTGATGAATTTAACTCTCCAGGCTTCATTACCGGTAAACCACTTGTACTTGGCGGTTCACATGGACGGGAATCAGCAACAGCTAAAGGGGTTACAATTTGCATCCGGGAAGCTGCCAAGAAAAAAGGCATTAATCTGGAAGGTGCAAGAGTTGTTGTTCAGGGATTCGGGAACGCTGGAAGTTTCCTCTCAAAGTTTATGCATGATGCCGGTGCAAAGGTTGTTGGCATTTCAGATGCATATGGCGGTTTATATGATCCGGAAGGCCTTGATATCGATTACCTCTTGGATCGCCGAGATAGCTTTGGCACTGTGACAAAATTGTTTAATGATACAATTACAAATAAAGAGCTGCTTGAGCTTGATTGCGATATTCTTGTTCCTGCGGCCATCGAAAATCAGATAACAGAAGACAATGCACATAATATAAGAGCAGGCATTGTAGTGGAGGCGGCTAACGGCCCAACTACTTTGGAAGCTACACGAATCCTTTCTGAGCGAGGGATACTGCTTGTCCCTGATGTACTGGCTTCTGCCGGCGGTGTAACAGTTTCATATTTCGAATGGGTACAAAATAACCAGGGATATTACTGGACTGAAGAAGAAGTAGAAGAAAAGCTTGAGAAGGTAATGGTTAAGTCATTTGATAATATTTATCAGACGTCCCAAACCCGCCGTGTGGATATGCGCCTGGCTGCTTATATGGTTGGTGTGAGAAAAATGGCGGAAGCTTCAAGATTCCGCGGATGGATTTAATTATAAATTTCCATTTGTGAAAGTAAGACATTTGAATAATCATAAAAAATCTCCTATCATAAACTGATGGGAGATTTTTTTATAAACCAAAATATGGAATTTTTTCCTTGGTATTGATTAAGGAGTGAGAATCTTGAATATAGACGCTATTATTGTTGGCGGAGGACCCTGCGGATTGGCAGCTGCCATAGCCCTTCAGGAAGCTGGGCGTAACCCGCTTGTTATCGAAAAGGGCAATATTGTAAACGCAATTTACCACTATCCAACACACCAAACTTTCTTCAGCACGAGCGAAAAGCTCGAAATCGGCGGGGTACCCTTCATAACGGAAAATTACAAGCCTAAGAGAAACCAGGCGCTGACTTATTACCGGGAAGTAGTGAAAAGAAAGGGCATTAAGATTAATGCCTTTGAAAAAGTTCTCCAAGTAATTAAAAATCAATCTGAGATATTTGAAGTACTAACAGATAAGGGCGTTTATACCTCCAATAACGTAATAATTGCTACAGGGTATTACGACCATCCAAATTACATGGGAGTTCCAGGAGAGGACCTGCCAAAGGTTTTTCACTATTTCAAAGAAGCCCACCCTTATTTTGACAAAGACGTAACGGTAATTGGCGGGAAAAACTCAAGCGTCGATGCTGCGATCGAACTGGTTAAAGCAGGAGCCAGAGTTACGGTGATCTATCGCGGAACAGAATATTCACCAAGCATAAAGCCATGGATCCTGCCTGAATTTGAGTCCTTAGTTAGAAATGGCGTCATTAACATGAAATTTAGTGCACATGTGAAAGAAATCAGTGAAAATAAGCTGACCTACATGGTGGATGGCCAGCAATTCGACATTAAGAACGATTTTGTATTTGCCATGACTGGCTACCATCCGGACCACGGATTTTTAAGGAGTATGGGGATTCAAATAAATGAAGAAACAGGCCGCCCTCATTATAATCCTGAAACGATGGAAACGAATGTTCCTGGAATATTTATTGCGGGTGTGATAGCTGCCGGAAATAATGCCAACGAAATTTTTATTGAAAATGGCAGATTCCATGGCGGACAAATTGCGAAAGCTATATTTGAAAAAGAGAGTGGCAATAACAAAGGCTGATCACATGGGATCAGCCTTTGTTATTGGATATTTATATTTGAAAAATCTCTTCGATATTTTGCTGGGTTTCCAGTCCGATTAGCAGTTTAATTCTTGCTTTTTGCCCGTTTAGTCCATTAGAGAAAATAACACCCATGTCCTTAAGGTGTTTTCCGCCTCCGTCATAGCCATATACATCTTGAGCAATTCCATTGAAACATCGGGAAACCAATACAATCGGAATGTTCTTTTCTGTAAGAGCTTTAATGCCTTCGATTGTGGCTGGTGGCAAATTCCCTTGTCCAAGTGCTTCAATTACAACTCCGTCAAAATCTAAATCACCTATCGCATACAGCAGAGAAGAATCCATTCCGGCAAATGCTTTAATAAGTGTAACTTTTTTTACAATAGCATCTAAAGGATAATATTCTCTATTTGTGGGCGTGTTATGGAATAATACACCTCTCTTTGTGACAATTCCGATTGGTCCATACTGCGGGCTTTGGAAAGTAGATACATTGCTTGTGTGTGTCTTTGTCACATTTTCCGCCGTATGAATTTCATCATTTAAAACGACCAGAACCCCTTTGTCTTTTGCTTCTTCGCATGCAGCTACGCGAATGGAGGACATTAGGTTGTAAAGTCCGTCAGAGCCAATTTCATTACTTGATCTCATAGCACCTGTAACAACGATTGGAAGGGATGTTTTTACAGTCAGATCCAGGAAATAGGATGTCTCTTCTAATGTATCTGTCCCATGGGTAATTACTACGCCGCTAATCTCTTCTTTTGCCAGGCTTTTTTCAATGATTTCCTTCAATTTAAGCATTTCTCTCGGTGTTATATGCGGTGAAGGGAGATGAAAAGGCTCTTCAACCAGTAATTCTGCAAGGGAAAGCAGTTCCTTTGTTTTTTCAGTTAATGGATTATTGTCTGTCGGCTTAACAGCACCAGTTGCTGCATCCTCACTC is a genomic window containing:
- a CDS encoding helix-turn-helix transcriptional regulator, whose product is MKTVRFKLAQILFDRKMSQKQLCEITNIREATLSTIIRNNTLKINYEHLGTIMDALNITDFNEILELVEVPDNTR
- a CDS encoding spore coat protein CotJB; translation: MKQLPADYYQLLEQLQAVDFVLVELTLYLDTHNNDTEAIKQFNHYAKERKKLRNAIESKYGPLMQFGHSYSGQPWNWDDAPWPWQV
- a CDS encoding spore coat associated protein CotJA; the protein is MNTLRKTWHPYVSPFDPCTPVKVKTYSTPPNLYMGFQPPGLEQFTPMEALRAGTLWKAFYDPWYSPYEKAREGQ
- a CDS encoding CBS domain-containing protein, with product MFVKSIMIPKHTCYTIGQDAALIDALALLEDHQIDGLPVLDGDQYAGIITRYGIYENFFLSGKSKEDFLEGTLVKDIATHQELYLKGNEIFEKTLLDLKDFPLLAVLGDNRKFLGIVTRFDVLAQFQSAFGTNKSGVRIAFTSVEAEGRIARLAEIAHYFHEHIISLVTFDETDKLVRRIVMKVEKNNNMDKFISRLEKSGFRVLDITED
- a CDS encoding metallophosphoesterase, translating into MIYLIALALIGGVCLLMFMLREAFADRIIYKELSFPEFPESFGEVKLFFISDIHKRTVSETIIGEIKEKKPDLVIIGGDLLEKGVPFERVKKNLMGLKECGPVYFVWGNNDYEVDYHQLDALLLECGVKILDNTALSFESNEGERFILMGTDDLSKDRDRLDLALKDAGSGGFRVLVSHDPRIINSIKKEQNIHLVLSGHTHGGQIHIFGFSPYEKGQIKVLPQTTILISNGYGTTGVPLRLGAKPETHFITLNKG
- a CDS encoding MerR family transcriptional regulator; this translates as MATEEGKYNIKAVSKMLGIQPGTLRAWERRYQIVAPKRNESGHRLYTEEHIKVLKWLIRKVDQGFSISQAVSLLENKELNAEPLQMDKEGDRSGALANELLEALLQFNESKAHDLINQAFSFYTIDKVLIDILGSLLVKIGLLWEEGKITSAHEHFASSILRSRIGMILHSFPHNGVLPKVIAVCGPGEAHELGLLIFTLFLRRRGFEVVYLGTSIAEEDIDTVIEIVKPKFVFFSCTMKSNVPETLKLLERLTDTYGKLHVGLGGFGIDTLSNEEKMKYEQFIPGGSTHEWEEWIRERLL
- a CDS encoding genetic competence negative regulator, which gives rise to MRLERLNYNKIKIFLTLDDLNDRGLTKEDVWKDSLKWHQLFHEMLEEASEEFGVDIQGSVAVEIFSMQAQGMVMIVTMEEQMDEELLEDGFIEMQVTVEGSEDILFEFQDFEDVIQMAKELNRVQIEEGSVYCYKEMYYYHVTDLAGEDIHRVIAILAEYGDSDFTSIHVIQEYGKVLIESNAVKKLIEYFS
- a CDS encoding Glu/Leu/Phe/Val dehydrogenase, whose protein sequence is MVAEKGTDSNKAEKLDVLKSTQTVIHKALGKLGYSDEVYELLKEPIRMMTVKIPVRMDDGTVKVFTGYRAQHNDAVGPTKGGIRFHPNVTEKEVKALSIWMSLKCGIVDLPYGGGKGGIVCDPRDMSFGELERLSRGYVRAISQIVGPTKDIPAPDVFTNSQIMAWMMDEYSRIDEFNSPGFITGKPLVLGGSHGRESATAKGVTICIREAAKKKGINLEGARVVVQGFGNAGSFLSKFMHDAGAKVVGISDAYGGLYDPEGLDIDYLLDRRDSFGTVTKLFNDTITNKELLELDCDILVPAAIENQITEDNAHNIRAGIVVEAANGPTTLEATRILSERGILLVPDVLASAGGVTVSYFEWVQNNQGYYWTEEEVEEKLEKVMVKSFDNIYQTSQTRRVDMRLAAYMVGVRKMAEASRFRGWI
- a CDS encoding YpdA family putative bacillithiol disulfide reductase, producing MLNIDAIIVGGGPCGLAAAIALQEAGRNPLVIEKGNIVNAIYHYPTHQTFFSTSEKLEIGGVPFITENYKPKRNQALTYYREVVKRKGIKINAFEKVLQVIKNQSEIFEVLTDKGVYTSNNVIIATGYYDHPNYMGVPGEDLPKVFHYFKEAHPYFDKDVTVIGGKNSSVDAAIELVKAGARVTVIYRGTEYSPSIKPWILPEFESLVRNGVINMKFSAHVKEISENKLTYMVDGQQFDIKNDFVFAMTGYHPDHGFLRSMGIQINEETGRPHYNPETMETNVPGIFIAGVIAAGNNANEIFIENGRFHGGQIAKAIFEKESGNNKG
- a CDS encoding asparaginase, which codes for MEKKKILVIHTGGTISMSEDAATGAVKPTDNNPLTEKTKELLSLAELLVEEPFHLPSPHITPREMLKLKEIIEKSLAKEEISGVVITHGTDTLEETSYFLDLTVKTSLPIVVTGAMRSSNEIGSDGLYNLMSSIRVAACEEAKDKGVLVVLNDEIHTAENVTKTHTSNVSTFQSPQYGPIGIVTKRGVLFHNTPTNREYYPLDAIVKKVTLIKAFAGMDSSLLYAIGDLDFDGVVIEALGQGNLPPATIEGIKALTEKNIPIVLVSRCFNGIAQDVYGYDGGGKHLKDMGVIFSNGLNGQKARIKLLIGLETQQNIEEIFQI